The DNA segment gcttgacttcttctacttgctttctttatttgggcaatctgcctttatgtgcccttactcaccacaaccaaaacaagtatagttattggaattaaaatcattggattttttgtttccatactTTTCCTTGTTGGTGTCTTTATTGcggttccttttcaagaatttgctaaactttctagatagcaaactaaggttctcttcatcactggattcttgtttgtttttgtgcttgacagcttttaaggcaatactccttacatgcttgtcatcactttcttgaacattgagtttattcatctccaactcatgttccctaagcttgccaaacaaagaagccatactcaatgatgttagatcttttgaTTCAGATATAGCAGTTACATAAGGTTGCCAagacctatcaagacatttgaggatcttgatgtttagctcttctttttcaaaggttttctcaaggctcatgaggtgattgatgatgtgagtgaacctcTTTTGAACTTCAGCAATAGTctcacccttgagcattctgaacatttcatactcttggattagagtatgctttctagctcttttaaCCTCAttagtaccttcatgagttacctccaaggtgtctcacatttcctttgctgatttgcattgagagacactgaaaaattcatctgaattcaaggcagaagttattatgtttttagcaatgcaatcaaatttggccttcttgctttcagaatcagtccattaagaccaaggtttttcaatggaagatccatctttttcaaattttggaacaaaggggccattttcaattgcatcacaaatacctttgtcaagtgattccacaaagattttcattctgactttccaaaattggtagttcaaaccacaaaatagaggtgatctgttgattgaagcaccttcccctaAAGGTAATCTATCAGCcatataaaaacagttttaggatcacacttgaataaatttcaagaaccaagctcttgatgccaattgttacaatgtatggctttaaactagaggggagggggtgaatggtttaaagagggttttcacaaacttttaagtctaggatgaaattcttttaagaaaacttgattcagaattcagtttgctaaaaacacaaagcaatttagcacagcaccagacaaacaattggttgtttcgcagaaacaatcggttgtgtataccagttcacaaatataaactaaaattaaagagttcaagggatagagagattgtacacacaggtttatactggttcactcttaaaccaagagctacatccagtcttcccaaaaaccactggaaattcactaagcaatcaaccctagattacttacagcaccaccaaagaagtgacatgGATCCtttcaagacacacacttcctttggctcagcacaacaccactaagaatgttgatcttgacaacctcaagaacacatagCACTTCTaagcttcacacacagagttttctcaaagtacaaaaggattacacttgttatagaaagatcttaaatcaatacaagatgaaaatcctattccacactctcttgatccaagcaatctctaagcaaacttcaactcttcaaaagccaaattagtgaaaaactcaaatctgtttttctttaattaaatctcagttcttgtttgttacataatctgaacaaactatttattgctttcaaatactggtcaaagcatttaaaactggagcataatcagttataaaatcattttattgctcagtcaaagcacaaaacagttttctgttatagtcccaaaacaaacaatcggttgaatttgggtccatttggtttactattttcatttgaaaccttacaacctttaggaatccatttcataaagcctctgggaaccgaaaattttcttattttgcagaatctaacaaaatggcctttcttcatgcaataaaagcatgtaacaaccggttgtttcgacttagcaatcggttgttttattggctttcttgaaaaactttttgaaaacttatcttgcttgttttggggattaaaacctaatctgGCTCTTccaaaaaaatagttttgagataccaagacattctcaaagttggattttcttttagaaagcttatccacagtacttacaagttaatgcactttcttttcaaggttttcacaattttcacaaatgagagtgtcacattTCCAAGTAGagtttttgaaatgtgtttcaagatttttaaaatcCCTTTTagatttttccagctcttcttcaagtgccttcactctcttttcaagctagctgttaagatctttcaatcggttgtttgaaagaaccaatcgattagcttcatcatgtgtttcttgaaaagcttcaagcagttcactataattttgttcatttaaagaagcacatgaacttacttcacttgagcTACAAGATTCAGCATCTCCTTCAGCAATCAAACATATGATtgccctttcttcttcacttgatgaggagacttcattctcatcccaagctatgtaggccctttttgtctttcccttcttttctttgtagattgactttttctccttgctttctttatttgggcaatctgcctttatatgcccttgctcaccacaaccaaaacaggtatagttattggaattaaaatcattggattttttgtttccatacctttcgtTGTTTGTatctttgttgcggttccttttcaagaatttgctaaactttctacATAGCAAACTAATgttctcttcatcactatcatcactggattcttgcttgcttttgtgcttgacagcttttaaggcaatattccttacatgcttgtcttcgctttcttgaacattgagtcgattcatttctaactcatgttccctaagcttgcaaaacaaaaaagtcatactcaatgatgttagatctttagattcagatATAGCAGATACCTTAGGTTTCCAAgacctatcaagacacttgaggatcttgatgtttagctcttctttttcaaaggttttgtcaaggctcatgagatgattgatgatgtgcgtgaaccTTTTCTGAACTTTAGCAATTGTctcacccttgagcattctgaacatttcatactcttggattagagtatgattcctagctcttttcacctcattggtaccctcatgagttacctccaaggtgtcccacatttcctttgttgatttgcattgagagaccctgaaaaattcatctgaattcatggcagaagttattatgtttttagcaatgcaatcaaatttggccttcttactttcagaatcagtccattgagaccaagttTTTTCAAtcgaagatccatctttttcaaattttggaacaaagggaccattttcaattgcatcccaaattcctttgtcaagtgattccacaaagattttcattctgactttccaaaattggtagttcaaaccacaaaacagaggtggtttgttgattgaagcaccttccctaaaaggtagtctatcagccattaaaaaacagttttaggatcacacttgaataaatttcaagaaccaagcccttgatgccaattgttagaatgtatggctttaaactagagggggtgaatggtttaaagagggtttttgcaaactattaagtctagaatgaaattacttcgagaaatacttgattaagaaatcagtttgccaaaacacaaagcaaataagtacagcaccagaaaaacaatcggttgtttcgcataaacaatcggttgtttcgcataaacaatcggttgtttataccagttcacaaatataaaaattgaaattaaagagtttaaggatagagagaatgcacacagaggtttatactggttcactcttaaccaagagttacatccagtcttcccagaaaccactggggaatccactaagcaatcaaccctagattacttacaacaccatcaaagaagtgaccttgatcccctcaagacacacacttcctttggcttagcacaacaccactaagaatgctgatcttgacaacctcaaaaacacacagcacttctcagctatacacacagagtttctttcaaagtacaaaggattccacttgttacagaacatatctgaaatcaatacaagatgaaaatcctatatcacactctctttgatCCAGCAATCTCAAACTCAAACCTATTTTTTtgtgattaaatctcagttgtttgttacacaatcttaacaaactatttattgctttcaaagactagtcaaagcatttaaaactgaagcgtattcagttataaaatcatttaatgctcagtcaaagcacaaaatagttttttgttatggtcccaaaacaaacaatcgattgttttcatgaatcaatcggttgttttggttagacagcaagtcaaccatcaaaaacaattttcaacctttctaaagacaactaagtataaaacaattggttgtttcgacaaaacaacaggttgtttttcacttagtttaaaaaacacttttcaattaaaagttttgagaatgcttatgctttggattcaatcaagagtggatttatacataaaatctaccacagatcctatctaaagacagctcagcaacaacaagcacattcagcctttcatcaaccttcaaagggtttggattcttcaaagcttgaacacacttgattcaacactacagtggtttttaaaataactaatgtggtcaagttttttttaaaagtatgcAATTTGGTCCGTTCTATTAGATTGACATGAACGGTGTTAATTGGTGATGAAGTGGCGCGCAATTTGACACATTTATGCATAGATTGAGTCCATGTATTATTCCaagtttataattaattattaattatatttatttttaacttttgaatATTATCACTTCATCTGCATAAACCCTACTCCCAAACTCATAAGCAAATATTACCTTTCCATCTTCACAAACCCTAATCTCAAACTCATAAGCAAAACCACAGCTCATGCAGGTTCAATTTTTCGTGGTTCTCGTCTTCTAGTTCATCAAGCAATACGATATTGATGTCCAATACCCATTTATTGTGTTCCTTTTGAGCTTTGGAGGCAAAGGAGAGTGTGTATGTGGAGCGGGCGTGGGTGGCGAGGCGAAGGGCGTAGTGGAGAGAGCTGTAGAATTTAAGGAGTTGGCTTTAGTGGTGGGGAATTGGAGGGCAGGTTTTGGGAGAGGAAGCGGTGGACTCACTTCTTCACTAAATCTGAAATATCTTgttggtcttcttcttcttcctccatcATTATGCTTCTTCACCAACAAAGCTTTGGAAgccctttatttttttaaaaggttgaAACTTCAATCTCTTAACTCAACAACATTCTCTTAAACAACAATATCAAATGTGTAATTGCAAATGTGGAATTACAAATCCCCAATTCAATTTCCTCTTTACATCAATTTTCCCCCTTTTTTTCTTTAGAGGGTGGACCCTTATGTCTTAACAATTTCTTCTCAAATTCATCAATTCACTAGGTTTCACCTTTTCTCTTGTATTCAACACAACTACAAAGAAACTTGGGATACAATTTTGATTGGTTCAAATATAaagctctttttttttcttcttgtcgTTTGGTTTGGGttataaatgaatttaatttagttaaaggatttaatttaaattaaatcatAATGGAGAAGAGTGTTAGAATAATAGATTACACAAGACacctctaaataaaaatcacTCGTTATGCCACGCACTCTGCCACGTACTCACCAGTTAACGTTGTTCATGTCAATCTAACATAAGGGACCAAattgcatattttttaaaaaaacttgggaccaaattgattttttttaaaaaaaccattgtagtaaattgaatattgatctTAAATGTAGGTACCAATAAGATAATTTTACCGAGATTTAAAAGCTTAGTGAAATAACATATGAAAgaacatgttaaaaaaaaagGCTACAAAATAATTGTGTCATTTAACGTGATTTAAgaaagaaatttgaaaattgCAAACAATTGGAATCAATCATActcataaattttgaaattggaTTTAGTATTATGATAATAACTAAAAGTAGATATGCTCAAACAATGGGAAGATCTATCGTCATTTAGGAGGACCAATCAGAACATGGTTGGTTGTTTTTGTGGAGACTTTAATGTTGTAAGAAGGGAAGATGAAAGGAAAGGTATCAGAGGGGGATCCAGCCAGAGGAAGGAGATGAGTGGCTTTAACGGTTTTATTGATACAAACTGTTTGGTGGACATTCCAACTGTGGGAAAAAAATATACCTGGTTCAAACCAAATGGTACTGCCAAAAGTAGATTAGATAGATTTCTTGTGTCTGAAGAGTGGATTCAGATTTGGCCTTTCTACAAGCAATATGTACAACAAAGAACCGTGTCCGATCACTATGCCATTGTGGCGAAATATTGGGTTAAAGATTGGGGTCCTAAACCCTTTCGATCTATTGATGCATGGTTTCTGGAGCCAGGGTTCAAGGCGTTTGTACAGGAGAAATGGGGCTCATACAATAGCCAGGGAAACAGCATGTctagttttaaagaaaaactaaaatctCTGAAGGCAGATCTCAAAGTGTGGAATAGGAATGTCTTCGGGTGTTTACAGACAAGTCAAAGGAAAATTCAGATGGAAATTGAGACCCTTGATACTAAGGACGATAATGAAGATTTAGAGGAACATTATCGACTAAAGAGAATGGAGTTACTGAGTCAGCTGCGAATGGTTGATAGTAAGATGGATTCCCTCTCAAGACAGGAAGCAAGAGCAAATTGGTGTAAATTTGGGGACATGAACTCCAAATTTTATCATTCGGCTATTAGATGGAGAAGACTCAAGAACGAAGTTAAAGGTGTGGAAGTTAGGGGGCAATGGTGTGAAGAACTGGAAGTAGTGAGAAGGGAAGCTAAGTCTTTGTTTGAAAAAAGGTTCACAGCTACACAAGACTTTGGAGTTAATTTGGGTTCTGTGGAGTTTAAATGCCTTCCCTAAGAAATCAGCATAAGCATGGATACAAGtttcacagaggaagaagtaaaAGAAGCCGTGTGGAAATGTGAAGGAACAAAGAGTCCAGGCCCGGATGGATTCAACTTCACGTTTATCAGGAACTGCTGGGATTGCCTTAAATATGACATTATGGAAGCCTTACATTTGTTCCATGAAACCGGAGTTATACCAAAGGGTTGTAACGCTTCATTTATTGCTTTGGTACCTAAAGTGTATGACCCCCTCTCTTTAGACCAGTTTAGACCCATTTCCCTTGTAGGTACATTTTATAAGATCGTCTCTAAGGTCCTAGCGGGACGTATGAAGGGTGTCCTCCCTTTGGTTATTGATGAAAACCAATCAGCTTTTCTGAAGAACAGAGGTATGCTTGATAGCGTGCTCATGGCAAATGAGGTGGTGGAGGAGGTTAGGAGGAACTGGAGAAGTGCACTTTACTTTAAAGTGGACTATGAGAAGGCATATGATTCAGTAAGGTGGGACTTCTTATTCGACATGCTCCAAAGGTTAGGCTTCCACAACAACTAGGTGAGGTGGGTTAGAGGATGCTTGGAATCGTCATCCATTTCAGTGCTTATCAATGGAAGCCCAACAGAGGAATTCATTTCGTCAAGAGGGCTGAGACAGGGTGATCCTATGACTCCTTTCTTGTTTCTGGTGGTTGCTGAAGGTTTGGCTGGGCTTGTGAGACAAGCGACTAAGCAAAATATGCTCACAGGTGTGAAGGTGGGGAGGAAGGAAATAGAATGCAGCATGCTTCAATTCGCGGACGACACCTTATTCATGTGTGAGGATATTTTTTCCAATGTGTTCACGATAAAGATGATCCTAAGATGTTTCGAACTAGTTTCAGGtctgaaaattaatttttataagtaGAAATTGGCAGGGATAAATGTGGACAGGTTCACCTTAGAAACCTACGCCAAGTCTCTCAATTGTTTTACAATGGATGCCTTTCAAGTACTTGAGGTTAGAAGTAGGAGGTAATCCAAGGAATGTACAATTTTGGGAGCCGGTTGTCAGTAAAGTCAGTGCTAGGCTTAGTACTTGGAAAGGGAGGTGTATGTCTATGGCGGGTAGGATTTGCTTAATCAAATCTGTCTTCACATTTATTCCTCTTTTCTACTTATCTTTCTTTAAAACTCTGACCTCGATCTGTAATAGAATCACGAGTATTCAAAGGAGTTTTTTGTGGGCTTGGGGTAGAGACAATAGATCTATACCTTGGGTAAGCTGGGGGAACATTTGTAAACCTACTGAGGAAGGTGGTCTGGGTATCAAGGATATCAGGAAATTCAACTATGCTTTAATGGCGAAATGGAAATGGAGGTTAATGAGTGACGAGAAGGGGAAATGGAAAGATATTCTGGAGTCTAAATATATGGTGACATCAGGTAATAGCCAAGTCCGGCCATGTAATCagtcttggtggtggagagacttaGAAAAAATATGTAAGGATGGTAATGGTGTAGGCTGGTTTCAACAAGCTGTTACATGGAATGTCAAATCTGGGGACTCAGTCCGTTTCTGGGAGGATCCTTGGACTAATGACAATAATCTCAAGGAGTTATTCCCTAGATTATTCTCTCTTTCACTGAATCAAGGGATGACGGTGGGTGAAATTGGTTATTGGGATGATCATGGGTGGCACTGGCACCTAAATTGGAGAAGGGAGAGATTCTGCTAGGAATCGGGTTTGGAGGAAGAATTACTAGGAATTCTAGCCAGGGAAGTTTTGGTTAAGGATTCCAGAGATTTTATTAGTTGGAGTGGGGATTCCAAGGGGATGTTTTCGGTAAAATCAGCATATGGCCTATTAGCCAACCATGATTCTGCACCAAGTAACGTTGTTTTCTGCCTCTTATGGAAGACCAAAGTTGTACCAAAAGTTTTAACCACGGCTTGGAGAATCCTTTTGGACAGAATCTCAACTTATCAGAATCTTGGGGCACGGGGAATTGTGGTGAATTCACCTCTCTGTGTTTTTTGTAACCTGTACGTAGAATCCACACAACATCTATTTTTGGATTGTACTTTTGCTTACTGTGTATGGATGCTATGCTACAGATGGATAGGTATTGTGGGAACACAGAACAAGGATATTTGTAAtcattttttgaattttcaCTTAACTAATATGTCTGAGAAACAAAATCAGGTTTGAAGGGGAGTGTGGGCGACCATCACACGTTGCATATGGGAGCACAGGAATAATGTGATTTTCAGACAAGGAGTCCCTGACCCCGAAGAAACTTTACAAGCAGCTCAAC comes from the Phaseolus vulgaris cultivar G19833 chromosome 8, P. vulgaris v2.0, whole genome shotgun sequence genome and includes:
- the LOC137824735 gene encoding uncharacterized protein, which produces MLKQWEDLSSFRRTNQNMVGCFCGDFNVVRREDERKGIRGGSSQRKEMSGFNGFIDTNCLVDIPTVGKKYTWFKPNGTAKSRLDRFLVSEEWIQIWPFYKQYVQQRTVSDHYAIVAKYWVKDWGPKPFRSIDAWFLEPGFKAFVQEKWGSYNSQGNSMSSFKEKLKSLKADLKVWNRNVFGCLQTSQRKIQMEIETLDTKDDNEDLEEHYRLKRMELLSQLRMVDSKMDSLSRQEARANWCKFGDMNSKFYHSAIRWRRLKNEVKGVEVRGQWCEELEVVRREAKSLFEKRFTATQDFGVNLGSVEFKCLP